Below is a genomic region from Vitis riparia cultivar Riparia Gloire de Montpellier isolate 1030 chromosome 16, EGFV_Vit.rip_1.0, whole genome shotgun sequence.
attcaacttcatggagaACCTACAAAATTTGGCTGAGCAAGAGCTAAGACGTTGTGGTGTCCAAGACCTTGCCATGGCCATGGCAACAATGGAGTCCTTAGTAGAGTACAAAAGGGGGAAACTCCTCTAAGCCAAAGCCATCATTCAAGAGTAATCACAATAAAGGTGGGGAAGGCAAAGGATCAACCATGGCAACAACAGAGTCCTTAGTAGAGTACAAAAAGGGGAAACTCCTCTAAGCCAAAGCCATCATTCAAGGGTAATCACAATAAAGGTGGGGAAGGCAAAGGATCAAAGGGCTATATTGCTGTTAAAGAGGGATCCAACAAGACCTCTAGTGGTAAGGATGGAAAAGGCAAAGACAAGCAGAAGGAGTTCACGCTTAAGACTAACTGCTTCTATGCGACGGTCCACACTAGGCATAAAACTACCCTTACCCTTAAGAGGAAGACCCTGAATGCCATGATcaaggagaaagaaaaggaggGAGACACTCATGTTGGGTTGATGCAACTCCTAAAGGCCCTTAAGACTAAGTCCGTGCCTAAGACTCCTCAAACCAAAGGGTTGATGTATGTGGAGGCCCATGTGAATGATAAGCCCACCAAGGCCATGATGGATACCGTTGCCGCACATAACTTTGTCTTTGTGGAGGAGGCTAAGAGACTAGAGCTCCATGCATTCAAGAAGGGTGGATGATTTAAGGTGGTCAACTCTGCCGCCAAGCCACTCCAAGGTGGCGCACGTGGGGTGACCATACACATTGGCACATGAGAGGGTTAGATTGACTTCATAGTGGTGCCAATGGATGACTTCAGGGTTGTACTAGGGATGGCCTTCCTAGGGAAGGTCAAGGTAGTGCCACTACTGATTTTGAACTTGATGGCTATCATGGAGGAGGACACACCATGTGTAGTCCCCATGGTCACCGAAGGTACACCTAAGATCCCCTTGCTTTTAATTATGCTAGAGAataaaggtttaaaaaaaaagtaggtgACCTAAGGGAACCCATGCTTAAGGAAATCAAGGGATTCCTTCATGAGTTCAAGGATGTGATGCCACCAAAGTTGCTCAAGAGACTCCCACCTAGGAGGGAAGGGGATCATAAGATTGATGTAGAGTCGGGAGCTAAGCCCCCTACTACGGGGCCGCACAAGATGGCACTGCCCGAGTTAGAGGAGCCAAGGAGACAACTTAAAGTATTGCTGGATGCGGGCTTCATCCAATCATCTAAGGCTCCATGCGGTGTGCTGATGCTTATTTTAGAATAAGCATGATGGATCCCTATGTACCTGCATGCGTTATCGGACACTTAATAAGGTGATTGTGAAGAACAAGTACCCTATTCTGCGCATTGTTGACCTATTTGATCAGCTTGGTAGGGTGAGGTACTTTATGAAACTTGGCTTGAGGTTAGGTAGTATTGTTGACCTATTTGATCAGTTTGGTAGGGTGAGGTACTTTATGAAACTTGGCTTGAGGTTAGGCTACTACCAAGTAAGGAATGCGGAAGGGGATGAGCTAAAGACAACATGCGTGACCCGATATGGATCCTATGAGTTCTTAGTGATGCCTTTTGGACTCACTAATGCTGCAACTACATTCTGCATGTTGATGAACAAGATCTTCCATCCTTATTTGGATAAGTTCATAGTGGTGTACTTAGATGACATTATTGTCTATAGCAACACCTTGGAGGAGCATGTGGAACATCTAAGGAAGGTCTTCACATTACTCAGGTAGGACAAGTTTTATGTTAAGAAGGAGAAATGCTCATTTGCTAAGGAAGAAGTGAGCTTCCTAGGGCATCGCATTAAGGATGACAAattgatgatggatgatagcAAAGTCAAGGCCATCTAGGAGTGGGAATTGCTAACAAAGTGCCTCAACTAAGGTCCTTTCTTAGTCTAGTCAACTACTACTAACAATTTATCAAGGGCTACTTAGCCAGGGTAGCTTCAATTACTAATCtactaaagaaaaacaaagcatCAGATTGGGATGATAAGTGCCAACAAGTTTTTGAGGATTGAAACGAGGTCGTGATGGAGGAACCAATGTTGGCACTTCCTGACCACACCAAGGTGTTTGAGGTACACACGGATGCCTTTGGCTATGCTATTGGAAGGGTTCTTGTGCAAGACAAACATCTAATAGCCTTCGAGAGTCGCAAGCTCAACGACACTAGGAGGTAGTATGTGGTGCAAGAGAAGGAGATGACAACTATCATCCGTTACTTGTGCACATGGAAGCACTACCTATTGGGGTCTCACTTCATAATGAAGACCGACAATGTTGCCACTGACTACTTCCAAACATAAGAGAAGCTAAGTCCTAAGCAAGCAAGGTGACAAGCCAGAGTACATGCCAGAGTACAAGTCAGGAAGTGCTAATCATGTGGCTAATGCCCTAAGCCACAAGGTGGAGCTAGCATTTATGACTAGCTAGCCCCAAGGAGATTTGGTGGATCCAAGTGGGTTGGGCACCTTGGACAGTGACACACAAGGGCACTACTAGAATCAACTTACTATCGACTTCAAATGCGGGATAAAGTTGAGGCCTATATGAGGACTTGTCTTGTGTGCCAATAAGACAAGGTGGAGCAGCAACCACCTAGAGACATATGTTAGAGCCACTACGCATGTTGGAACAACCATGGGAGGGTGTCACCATGGACTTCATTATCGGATTGCCTAAGTCTAAAGGCTATGGTTTGATCATAGTGGTAGTGGATAAGTTCATGAAGTAGATAAAAAAGGCGAATGCTTTACTGGAGTTATATTTGAGGCACTTTGTCAGTGCCAATCAAAGATATGGGGCTAAGTTGCTGAATGTGGCCCAATACTCTTACAATTTACAAAGGAATGAGGCAACTAATAGGAGCCCGTTTGAGTTAGCTATGGGGCAGCAACCACTGACTCCTTACACACTAGTGATGGACTACATAAGGAGAAGTCCAACGGCTTACAAGTTTGCTAAGGGGTGGCAAGAGCAAGTTGGCGTTGCTAGCTCATGCTTAGATAAGGCTACTAGGAAAATGAAGGAGTGGGTTGACGAGAAGAGGTGACACATTGAGTATCGGGTTGGAAACTTGGTGCTTGTTGAGCTACTTCCTCAACAGTTCAAAGTCCCTAAGGTTGATGCACTAAGGCCTTGTGAGGAGATATGAAGGTCTCTTTCCTATACTTGGGAGAGTCAGCAAGGTGTTTTATCGGGTGAAGTTACCTCCAAGATTGAAGATCCATCATGACTTCCCAACTATTTGAAGCCTTATCATGAAGACAAGGACAATCCAAGCTGCGTGGTATAAAAAAGGGCGCTAATAGCTGTCATAACCTTGTACGACAAAGAGGTAGAACATATCATCGCATATTGAGTCACCAGGAGAAGAGGTGTGCCACATGCGATGGAATACTTAGTCAAATGGAAGGGACTACCAAAGAGTGAGGCTAGTTGGGAGCTTGTAGATGCATTACAATAGTTCCAAGGGTAGATTGAGAGGTTCCAAGCAGAAGGCATGACGAGGATGTTTGTAGCATTGGCAGGGGAGAGTGTCACAACTTGATCAAAATGACCCGCTTGAGCTTTTATAAGGAGCATGAAGCTTCTGGAACTATCTAGAGTCATCTACACATCTCTACTAGTGAAGGAGGGTAGACGATTGTAGAGAAGCCTATAGGCATCTGCACATCTCTGTACAAGGAATGAAGTTAAGGGGTGTGGAGAGTTTTAGAGAGTTCTAGAGAGCTTTTGTACATATCTTGTACATAGCATATGTTTAGGgatttctagagaattctagagatgtAAGGAACCTGagggttctagagagttccataGGTGCCCTATAAATAGAGGATGACCTCATTTGACTAAGACCCCAAGCTCTTGAGAGCATTCCTAGTCTTATAAAGCATTCTAGTGCGATACAAGTTCTATTCTTCCAAACTCTCTAAGTATtgcttcctttgttgttccTAGCTTCCGAGCTAAGTCGGGTTGCTTGGCATAGAAAGCTAAGATCAGGGAAAGGTTGACTCAGCAATGTTAAATGACCTAAGTTGTCTAGCTTAGGAAACACTTAAGTCTGTGACATTGAGCTGTTAATGAATAGCTTGCTGATTTACCATCTCTGCATGTGAGATGAATTGAGTGTGTTCAAGTGACTTTCTTCATAAGAATAATAGGGTCACATTAAATGATTGCACCACTTTTCCCATATGACTAGTAGTGTCAGATGGAATGGCTTTGTGCAGGCTACTTTCCTATTCTCTCCATAGGATGGTTGTTTGTGTCTGTCCAGGCACACAGGTGTATGATTGGAAAAGATAAAAGTTCTTTCATCAATTTTGGTCAGTCAAATAATTTGTCTAGATCAGAGCAACAATAACTTTCAGTCTACAAAGGAATACAAATGCCTAATTCTTGAACCTTTGCTTGATTGACATTTGAGTTTGTAAAGgcaatgaattttattttttattttttatttttattagttagaATCTATTCTTAGTATAGTATTATCAAATGTTGGAGTTCGATTTTCTATTGTCTTAAAATCATTCTGATTTTTAATCTTGCCATTCAGGTGAATTCCAATTTTGTGTTCTTGGATTTGTGCAACTGAACAAACCAAAGCAAATGCATAAAACCATGACCCATGGCTCGTGTATTGCTAAGATGACTGGGTTTCATAGAAGTATCTAGATCTTGTTGTTTGTTCTGTGTTAACACAGTAGCAATATACACCTACAATGTaccctatttttcttttaatgatttGACTGCCGTCATTGCTGGTATGTAATCCAAGTTTTACcgatatttctatttttcttctgtATCAATAATCATTTTTACTATAAATCCTCTCCTACCAAGTTTCACTTTGGTATCAAAAGAATAAATTGATTTGAGTTTTTGGTGAAAGTTTAGCATAAAATACTGAATGATGAGGATGGGATGGTATGGTGGGGATTGAAGAGTGGCATGTTTTCAGTCAATCCCTTGCATTCCATTTTGATGTCAAGGAGATATGATCCATTTCCAAAAGACATTATGTTGAACCCTTGGGCACCAAAGTGGGTTTTTTTAGCTTGGGTGGCTGTTTGGGATAGGATTCTCACCACAGATTAGCCAAAAAAGAGGGTTGGACCTTAGTGAACGGATGATGCTCTCTATGGGGAAATGGAAAGAATCAGTGGATCATCTTTTGGTTCACTGCACCAAGACAGGAATCTTATGGCAGCTTGTCTTCTCTTTGTTTGGCGTAGAATGGGTGATGCCAGATTCAGTTGAAGAGGTCCTCTTAAGTTGGCAGGGGaactttgtggggaaaaaagaaaatttttttgaaggGCTGCTCCTTCATGCATTTTGTGGATTGTTTGGAGGAGGGAAACAGGAGGTGCTTGGACAATGTGGAAAAATTGGATCAAGCCCTGACATCCTCCTTTTTCTTACTTTTGGAGTGGGTGAGGGTGGGCTTAAATGATGTGACTAGGTCTATGCTAGACCTAGTTGATTGGCTTGGTGTTGGATAAGGGAAGGAGCCATTGCTTTTGTATTCTATTTTTTCCCCTTGCCTTGGTGCCCTTGTACATGtcatgtgtactttggtgcactTTTTAATAGatgttgttaatatatttttttgcttgcttatcaaaaagaaaaaaaataaaaaaaatctaatgacTCTATTTTGGTAAGCCTTATTGCAAGAGCTCATCAGCATCATTCCAACATTATTTCCTGTGGCAGTATCTTCTTGCGCTttacttttcaatttaaaactcattaaggattttgaaattttgagaatttgatCTGCATTACTTATTCACCAGGCCATCACCCAGTTATCTAAAGCTAGGGCACATTCAAGGACTAGAACTGATATGTTCATGTAGTTGCCTATCATGATTCCTAAGATAACTTCCTGAGATAAATGCATAAACTTTCTCCTGAAAGTAGCTGTTCTTTGTATTAATTACGATTTATATTAAGAGGATAAGTGATTGCTTAAGTTCCCCGTTTTGGTGTGGGCATGATGGTgtcattctcaaataatctgATAGCTCATATTTTAGGTTCCTTCTTGCCACCAACTTTAAAAAAGATTTGAGTTCGAGTGTTCTGAGGATGTCCATTTGGATCTGagtcaaattatttaatattactCCTTCGGGAAGGTGATATGCGTCAGATCAAATGCACTCAGACAATGAAAAGGCTCGCACTACCTATTTGATCAGCTTATACAAGAAGGAAAAAGATTCAGACATGAcatgaagaaggaaaaaagttgACCAGGCGCACACTTGTGTGTTATTCTGGATGGAGATGACGACATTATTTGAATTCTATTGCTCACTGAAAGAGAGACATTTCTTGTTTGATGGATCTGCCTGAAGAAAGATGGTAATGGCCCCTGTATCTCTATCTTTGCTTCTTAGTTTCACCCAAAAATCCTAGAGGAACCCTTCAGGTCTGATGTCTGTGTTCGTTTAGAGAGACTTCTGTTCGGGAAAGTTTCTGATGGGAGGACTGTGTATACCACGAGTGGGGTCCTTACCACATGAACACCATCTTTCCAAAGGATAGCGCCTGATATAATTGGATGCATGGTTATCTCTGGTCCATCCACCCTCACTGAAAAAGATTTCTTCTCTCCAGTGGCTGAGAATGAAAGAACAGGGGGATCCACCTTAACCTCGAGAGAATTGGGCATGTAGATGCTAGCTTGGTAGGTTGAGTTCGGGGATCCTACATTTGTGACCGTCCTTGTGAAAATGCCCATGATTCTGTGGCCATCTTCAATGGCCAATGAGAATGAGGGATAGTTTAGATCCCAAGCTCTGCCCGGTTCGGTGCTATTGCAGACACTGCTGTCACCAGTGATGAGTCTTAATGTGCTGGTATTGTAACCCTGCTTACAGAGGAAGTTGATGTACTCTTCCTCAGATGTCTCATAGACTAAGCCAGGATCCGCTGCCTTCACTGGGTTGATATGACCGGAGCCATAAGCAAATTCTTTGTCATCGTTCTTCCTTGGGTCCATCGCATAAGCTGTTTTAAAGCGGTTGAGAAATGAGTAAGAAGTTGGAAGAAGTTTTTACTTTGGATTATCTCTCTTTTTACCTGTGGTCATGAGGGCAGATTTGATGGCAGAAGGAGACCAGCTTGGGTTAGTAGCCTTGACATAAGCTGCAGCTCCACTAGCATGTGGGCAAGACATGGAAGTGCCAGAGATTATGTTGTAGTGGGTGCTCCTAGTATCGTGCTGATAAACTGAAGGTGGTGCAATGGGAGACCAGGCCGCAAGAATATCAACACCAGGTGCGGTAACATCAGgctaaaaattttcattccaatCTCTCTATTAGTTTGTCAGTTTTTCAAAGCAACTGCAATGGTGAAATGACAATAAAATTCAAGCCTAGGAGATACAGTTTACCTTAAGAATATCAAGAGTGATGGGGTTAGGACCTCTGGATGAAAAGGAGACCACGGTAGGAGCCATGACATCCTTCTGAGTCTCACCAGGCAGAATTGTCGCTATAGGATGCCTGAAAAggttattattatcaattttgaCGTTACCATTTGATCTATGATGCTAAAACTGAAGGAGAAAACATTTGGTGATTTACTTGGAAGATCTGGTGTACTGCAATACTTTGTCTATGTCTTGTCTGCGGAGGATTGTTGTTGGCAAGGGGAAAGAGAAGGCAAAATCATTGAAATACCATGCAGGCATTATAATTCCCACTCCTCCTGCCATGATAACACCAGAACCATCCCAAAGGCTTTCACAGAGAACGATCTTTCCCTTGACTTTGCTTGAATCAAGCTCCCCAGGAAAGCAGCTTTCCGAGCTTAAAGGGATCTGATGGCCAGAAACGTTTGCTGCATCCCCTCCCCAAATTAAAGGATATGTTCCATTGAGCTCAAAGTTATTGATGTTAACTCCCTTCAGTTTGTCAagtcaaaagaaaataagagaatggTAGCTTGAGGGTAGCTCTAGATGAAGAGAAGCAAGGGCTCACCTTGAATGTCTGTCCATTGCCAAGTACCAATTGAGAAACAAATTTCCTGTCAATGCTGCTGGCAGTTACAGTTAGTGACCAAGGCGAGTAATTACTGATACCCCCCAGTGGCCCATCGTTTCCAGCAGAATTTGAGGTTAATATCCCACTTCTCATTGCATGAAAAGATCCAATTGCTATTGGGTCTTCAAAATATTGGAGGGTTAAGGAGCTTCCCAGGGAAACTGAAATGATATCAACCCCATCTGCAATTGCATCATCAAAGGCAGCAAGTATATCTGCAACAGCACATCCTATCACCCAACAAACTTTGTACACAGCAATCCTTGCTTTGGGGTGTCCACCTCTGGCAAGTCCTTCAGCTAGGCCGTAGTAGCTTGCTCCTGCCACCTCTCGACCTGCAGCGGTTGAAGCCGTGTGAGTCCCATGTCCCTCTGAATCCCTTGGAGATTTGATGTCTCCATCATAATACTGATTTTCGCTGTTGTAGTATCGAGCTCCAATTATCTTGCTGTGAAATTTCAGCAGTTCTGTGAGTTTTTATCCGCATTGGAACACTGAGGAGGTTATATCAGAGATTGCTCACTTGTTGCAGGTGAAGTTATTCTCAGTTTGGCACGTTCCTTTCCATTTTGCTGGTGGGGGGCCAAAGCCTTCATCACTAAAGCTCTCCGATTCTGGCCAGATTCCTACAGAATTAACCAAATTTCTACAGTTTTCATCTTAAAGAAGTACTAAGACCAAATTCATAGTATTGCAGTTCAGTGCTATTTACAGACTGACCTGTATCTAGTAGCCCAACAATCACATCCCCTCCATGGGAATCTCTGACATGGGATTGATTGAATCCCATGAAGTCCCATGATCTTGTTGTGTGAAGCTTTAGCATGCTGTTTGGCAGAACTGAAACCACTTCTTCCATATCTGTAACCCCAACTTGgtttttaagttaagaaaaggaaaaaaaaaaacctgaaaaaaggaaaatggtagCAGACGTGCATATCATCCTCTCTTCACTATGCGTGATTATTTCACCTGAAAATCTTGCAACTTCTTCATCTGAGAGTTTGGCTGCAAACCCATTAAAACTTCTTCCATAACTGTAAATTAGCAGCTCTTTTGCAGATGCAGTACTGCAGGTAAAAAAATGGAAGTACTTAGgatttattgtaatattattgcATGGTCCCATTTATTTCATGATTTAGAGAAGTACTATAATAGTTGACAATGATAGTAGCACAATTTAGTAACCTTCCAAGGACTCTCGCTAGCATTGAGTGATGCATCGATGTCACTGAAATGTCTCCTTGGGGTTTCTCTCCcatatagatgatatgaacctGCATATGAAACTGATTAGCTTGCTAAGAAATTCCAAGAGTGTTAATAGCATTTCGTGAATGCTTTCTTCGACGGTCTTTGATGAGTACAACATTCTGTCCTCTGTTAGCCACTCATCTATTATTAGGAAATTGTATACCTTCCTTTCATGGGAATAGCAGCTCAACACCAAAGCTGCAAGGAATGAAAGGTAGAGAAGAGGGAGCAGCTCTTGCTTAGCCATTTTCTTCCGTGATTCTATGGTGAGATTGGTGACCATGAATATTAGATTTCAGCTTATTTAAAGGGATGCTTCTTTAGTTGGTCTGTCCACAGCAATTCAGCTGTGACATTACTAAACACAAGATCACTTTTGTTGCATGTGGTTTGGGATCCTCGCCCCACTCATATGGAACAAACACTCGTTACGaaacatctctctctctccctccctccctctctctctctctgtatgCTTTCGCTTCGCTGCTTCAATGATGAGTTCTCTATATCAAACAATTACAGATggtatttctctctctctctctctctctctctctgtatgCTTTCGCTTGGCTGCTTTAATGATGAGTTCTCTATATCAAACAATTACAGATGGTATTTTCTGTCTCATTAGTATTAGTGCTGTTTCTCTTGTTGCATGTACGTACTTGTTTGTGTATCTTGTGTTTGTAGTATTACTCTTGCTGTGTATTGGCATTTGTAAGTTTTTGGATGGCTGTTTCCATGGCTAGTTTTCCATCTTGAATAAAATAGCCTCAGACATGTGTTGGCTCCTTTTTATTAAAGAGATTAATTCAAGAACCAAAAACAAGAGAGTTTGGATTGGATTTCTCTCCAAAGTTGAAAACTCCgatgattattaattaatatcagGTAATGCCATGATTTCTATTGAATTTCATCGATTCACAATCCAGACATTCTAATGGTAGAGGAAGCAGCCAAGCAGGTTCCACTTTACCATCAATTCCCATCTTTCTAATTACGAACTGCTTGGACAGGAGGAAAGAAGAGCTAGTCTCAGCCCAGTGGATTCTTGTGCTTTGTAgtgtaaaaaaatttgagaaaaaaaaaatgtattgatGCAGTTgagtgatttttcatattataatgATGAATGAGGATTAAAATATCGGAAATCATAGaaattttggtgttttgaattttgtgaaaatattgggaaaattaataaaaaattttgaaaaaaaaagtactgGTGAAATGAAATGGATCAAAACTCATATAAATGTTAGGAAAAACTTCAACAAACAGTATAACAtgcaataaaattattaagttgtttcATTTAGtgataatatgaaaaatttaaaaacatttagaaaaaacgatgttttatttatttatttatatatttttaaaaatttattaaatggaattttaaaaataaataattctaattaatttaattaaagataaattttaagGGGGacaaagaatatatataattatatcaatatatattttataggaCCAAGCTGCCGAGTATGCTAGCCAACCATTGTCCACATGGGAGACCAAGGCTTGATTTTTGGGTTCtcctttcctttcattttgtaAGTGTGTAGGCCAAATTTTGTGAGTGTTGGCCCTTTGTTGACCAGTCAAATATCAAGGTAAAATCTTCCAAAATCCTGATAAACCCAAGATAAACCTAAGGGTTGTGGAAAAATCGTGGAAAATGCTGACAAACCCAAAATAAACCTAAAAGTTGTcaaaaatgttgaaaaacaTACTTAATTCTTATCTATATATCATGTCAAGGTCCACAAATACATAGTATTTCTttgaaatatcatcaaatattaacCACACTATCGTTCTTGATGATGACCACCTTTAAGGAGGAAGTTGAAATTAAAGCATAGAGGAAAATTATGGTTTCGAAAAAGGCAAACTCTTTGGTTTACCATTAATAAAAGGTTCAACCATGATGGAgcattgtgataaaaaaaacaaggattCCTATGGTTGAGTTAGGTTGTGTTGAGTTTGCTGTTATCGACAAAGTaagataaaatatgatattaataatataattattgattGTTTATTTAAAAGTGTGAAGATGTGCTACAAGATACAAGATACGTTTGTTGTGagaatatgaatgaaaatagtataaaattaGAGGTGAATCATAATCTAAATGTAATAATGAACAAAAATGGAATTGATTTCCTATTCCAATTCTCTATTCCAACATTCAAAAAGTGACCTTAATGTAATGCAAAATAACTTGGTCcattttccttctaatttttgtATGTAATGTACTTGTTCTCTAAATAGTGTAGAAACTAAAGTTTTTTGTATTCATTTCTAAGAGCTATGTAATATACTCGTGTTCTAAATagtgttgaaaataatttttttttttgcaaccatTTCTAAGAGCAAAGAAATGACAAATTTACACTGtaatatggtttttgaaaagATGGTTGATCATAAAGAGAATTAAATACAAGTTTTTAATGATAAAAGGTTTTGAGTTCCCTAGTACAAGTTGTGTTGTTTGTAAGTAATGTGGTTTTTTAGACTGATAGGTGATGGAATTATTGctcttataatattaataaaatatatatatatgttttttttaaaccatGATACTTAGAGAAAAATGTAGGCTTATGTTCAAAGTTGCAAAAATAGAAAGCTAATAATTGAAGATGGGATGGGAGTGGTAACTACAAGATTACCATATGTACATCCAATGGCTCATGAAAGACTCATAACTTGTGCATGACTGAACAACAAGATGATCATAAGTACGAAAGTcattcaaataacaaataatactTGAGTCCGTCTCTAGGGCTGAATCTAACAACTCATTGTGGGCTCATCCTATCAAGGAGAGCTGAGCGGCCTAGTCCATAACCATTTAGGTTCTTGGTCAATGTTTAAGCCTATCCATTACCCTCATTTTCTTGCTCAATTGCCTTTGATAGGTGAAAGTAAGAGGAAAAAGTTGGTGTGGGATACGTGGCATTATAAGGGAAGTACTACCAAGATGATCATAGGCTTTATGCTTATCAATTGAAGAGAGGGAGAGGAGGGAAAAGGGGAAGGAGGGGGATACTAGTTCTTTTAGGTAAATGATCAATATTCAAGTAGGCCGACAAAGTCGATCATGATCAAGTGCTTTTTGGGTCATCTCAGACCTTGCGGTTGACGTTTATCCCCAAAATATttcaagttgtttttttaatagaaaatatttactTGTTACTAATATTGTTTAACTTCTGTTCTTTTTTAGATCTCTTGTTTCACTTCGATAGTATCATAAATTGGGTCAAT
It encodes:
- the LOC117933309 gene encoding cucumisin-like, with the translated sequence MAKQELLPLLYLSFLAALVLSCYSHERKVHIIYMGEKPQGDISVTSMHHSMLARVLGSTASAKELLIYSYGRSFNGFAAKLSDEEVARFSDMEEVVSVLPNSMLKLHTTRSWDFMGFNQSHVRDSHGGDVIVGLLDTGIWPESESFSDEGFGPPPAKWKGTCQTENNFTCNNKIIGARYYNSENQYYDGDIKSPRDSEGHGTHTASTAAGREVAGASYYGLAEGLARGGHPKARIAVYKVCWVIGCAVADILAAFDDAIADGVDIISVSLGSSLTLQYFEDPIAIGSFHAMRSGILTSNSAGNDGPLGGISNYSPWSLTVTASSIDRKFVSQLVLGNGQTFKGVNINNFELNGTYPLIWGGDAANVSGHQIPLSSESCFPGELDSSKVKGKIVLCESLWDGSGVIMAGGVGIIMPAWYFNDFAFSFPLPTTILRRQDIDKVLQYTRSSKHPIATILPGETQKDVMAPTVVSFSSRGPNPITLDILKPDVTAPGVDILAAWSPIAPPSVYQHDTRSTHYNIISGTSMSCPHASGAAAYVKATNPSWSPSAIKSALMTTAYAMDPRKNDDKEFAYGSGHINPVKAADPGLVYETSEEEYINFLCKQGYNTSTLRLITGDSSVCNSTEPGRAWDLNYPSFSLAIEDGHRIMGIFTRTVTNVGSPNSTYQASIYMPNSLEVKVDPPVLSFSATGEKKSFSVRVDGPEITMHPIISGAILWKDGVHVVRTPLVVYTVLPSETFPNRSLSKRTQTSDLKGSSRIFG